Genomic window (Rhodothermales bacterium):
CGCGAAGTCGAACTGGTCGGTGCGGGTGTCGAGGATGCGGTACTTGCCGCCATCGATGACGCCCTCGTTCGGGTCGCGGCGGTCCGGGTCGTGGGAGCGGTCGAGCAGCTCGTCGATGACGCCTTGACGGCGGAGGTCGGCGTTGAGCTGTCCGAGCCGGCCGACGAAGATCATCACGTCGCCGCCGTCGGGCAGGGCTTCCTTGACCAGCTGGCCCGACATCCGGCCGGCGGTGTAGTTATCCATCCCAATGTACATCAGCCGGTCCGTTTTCGGCGCGTCGGAGTCCTGGGTGATGTAGTGGGTGTTCGCGGCGATTTCGTTCAGAATATCCCCCTGATTTTCGGGGTCGATCGGGCTGACCGCGATGCCGTCGACGCCGCGGGCGAGGAGGTCCTGGATCATGCGCTTCTGGTCCGACGTCCCCTCGGGAGGCATGAGCACCTGGACATCCACCTGGAAATCCCGCCCGCCATCACGGGCGCCTTTTTCGGCGATCACCCAGAACGGCGAGATCCCGTTGGTGACATAGCCGACGGAGAGGGCGTTGCCGGCGCCGGAGCCGCCGCCGCATCCGGAGGCGAAGACCAGGGAGGCGATCAGCAGGAGGGAGGAAAGAGGCTTGCGCATGGTCGAGGCAGACGTATAAAGTGACGGTAGGCACCAAAGCCAGAAACGGGCAATAATGCGGGTTTCCAAACCGAGGAGCCGCAAAATGTTGCGTCTCCTTGCTGGCCGGGTGTAACGTCAGTTAGTTAAAAGGAACACGGTTTCGGAGGAATGCAGGCCGATCACAAAAACGATCGACCTCCGTTGACGGTCAGGGTCTGGCCGATGACAAAGCCGGCCTCCTCGCTGGCGAGGTAGGTGACGGCGCCGGCGACATCCTCGGGTAGGCCCCAGCGTCGCACGGGGATGGTGCGAAGATACGCATCTTTCATTTCCTGTGGATCCTTTTCGTGCCGCGCCACCGGTATCCATCCCGGGGACACCATGTTCACCGTGATGCCGTACGGCGCCAGCTCGGTGGCGAGGCTACGCGAAAGCCCTACCTGGCCCCCTTTTGCGGATACATACGCGGTAAAGGGTGCGACCCCCAGGGAAAACACTTCACTGGTGATGGTGATGATGCGTCCCCATCGCTGCCGTTTCATGTGGGGAAGGCAGGCGCGCGTGAGCAGATAGGGGCTTTTGACGAAGAAGTCGATCATCTGCTGAAACAGGGCCCAGTCGTACTCCTCGATGCGCCGCTGGGGCTGGTCGGGTGTGGCGTTGGGCACGAGGATGTCGATCGGCCCCAGCTCCCGGGCGATGCGGTCGCACAGGGACGTCACCTGCTCGGCGTCGGTGACGTCGGCCCGGGCGAGCAGACACGGCCGGCCGATGGCCTCGAGTTCGGCGAACGCTTCTTCGGCGCGGGCCTGGTTGTTGGCATAATTCATGGCGA
Coding sequences:
- a CDS encoding 3-oxoacyl-ACP reductase family protein, with product MSINNRVALVTGSSTGLGNAIALDLARQGARVAMNYANNQARAEEAFAELEAIGRPCLLARADVTDAEQVTSLCDRIARELGPIDILVPNATPDQPQRRIEEYDWALFQQMIDFFVKSPYLLTRACLPHMKRQRWGRIITITSEVFSLGVAPFTAYVSAKGGQVGLSRSLATELAPYGITVNMVSPGWIPVARHEKDPQEMKDAYLRTIPVRRWGLPEDVAGAVTYLASEEAGFVIGQTLTVNGGRSFL
- a CDS encoding sugar-binding protein, with product MRKPLSSLLLIASLVFASGCGGGSGAGNALSVGYVTNGISPFWVIAEKGARDGGRDFQVDVQVLMPPEGTSDQKRMIQDLLARGVDGIAVSPIDPENQGDILNEIAANTHYITQDSDAPKTDRLMYIGMDNYTAGRMSGQLVKEALPDGGDVMIFVGRLGQLNADLRRQGVIDELLDRSHDPDRRDPNEGVIDGGKYRILDTRTDQFDFARAKSQAEDAIAKYPDLDAMVGLFGYNPPKCLEAIKEAGKTGQIKVIAFDEEDDTLQGIKDGLIQGTVVQNPYRYGYESVRVLAALARGDRSVLTDDKFLDIPARTIRQDNVDAYWAELKELTAE